The sequence GTGCGGCGGCGGCGGGCCAGATCCGCGGCATCGCGATCGTGGCCGGCACCAGCATCTGAGGCGCAGCGGCGCTCCCGTGCTCAGGCCTGTGGCCGTGCCTGGCGCGGCGTGCCGATCCGGTGGATCGCCGCCGCGGCCAGCCCCAGCACGATGCCGAAGCCCACGATGCCGCTCCAGCCGCAGCGCGCCATCAGCCAGCCGCTGACCATCACGCCGAGCGCCCCGCCGGAGAACGTGGCGGTCATGTAGAGGCTGTTGATGCGGCCCTGCGCCTTCGGATCGACCGCGAAGGCGCGGGTCTGGTTGGACACCAGGCCCGACTGCACGCCGATGTCGAGCACCACCACGCCGATCACCAGGAACACGAGCGAAGACTCCGCGCCGGCCAGCAGAATGAAAGCCACCGTCACGATGCCGATGCTCACCCCCACGACGCTGCGCGGGCCGAGCCGGTCGGTGGCGCGGCCACCGAGCGAGGCCGCCATGGCGCCGGCCGCGCCGATGATGCCGAAGCCGCCGGCCCAGGCGCTGCCCAGGTGCCACGGACCGCTGGCCAGCAGCGCCGCCAGGTTCACCCAGAAGGCGTTGAAGCAGGCCCACAGCAGCGCCTGCACCATCATCGATTCGCGGATCGGGCGGTGGTCGCGCACCAGCGGCCACAGCGACGCGAGCAGGCGGCCGTACGACAGGTCGGTGCTCGGCACGCCGCGCGGCAGCAACCTCGCGGCTGCGATCCACACCGGCACCATGAACGCCGCCTCCACGCCGTAGACCGCACGCCAGCCCCAGGCCGCGCCGACCACCCCGCTGATCGTGCGGCCCAGCAGGATGCCCACCATGATCCCGCTCACGACCGTGCCCACCGAGCGTCCGCGTTCGCTCGGCAGCGACATCACGGCCGCGAACGGCACAAGCTGCTGGGGCACGCAGCTGACGATGCCCAGCGCGAACGACGCCGCGACCAGTGCCCAGATGCCGGGCGCCAGCGATGCCGCCGAGGCGAACACGAAGGCCCCGGCGATCTGACCGAGCACGAGCTTGCGGCGGTCGAAGCGGTCGCCCAGCGGCAGCAGCAGCGCCAGCCCGGCGGCGAAGCCGAGCAGCGCCGATCCGGCGACGAGGTCGACGGTGGCGATGTCCACCTGCAAGCCGGACGCGATCAGCGGCAGGATGGGCTGCGTGCAGTAGATGTTGGTGATCACTGCGCCGGCAATGACGGCCATCATGACGATCTTGCCGCGCGATGCAGCCGTGGGCGCTGCCGCGCTGGCGGTGGTGGTGGGCTGGCCGTTCACGGCGCTCTCCTTCGGAAGGTGCCCTCGTGCGCGGCGGAATGCCGTGCTGCGAAGGGCGAGTCCGTACCTTAGGTGTTTGCATTCATGAAGAGAATCCCTCAACATCGGGAATGATTCTTCCGAAAATCGGCAGTACCGAATGAACCGCCTCGATGCCATGTCCGTGCTGGTCGCCGTCGTCGATGCCGGCAGCCTGTCCGCCGCGGCGCGCCTGCTCGACATGCCCCTGACCACCGTCAGCCGCAAGGTGGCGGATCTCGAGTCGCACCTGGGAACGCGGCTGCTGCGCCGCACCACGCGGCAGCTCTCGCTGACGGAAGCCGGCCTGTCGTACGTGGCCGCCTGCCGGCGCATCCTCGAGGAGATCGGCGAAGCCGAGCGCGCCGCGGCAGGGGAGTACGCCTCGCCCAAGGGCGAGCTGGTGGTCACCGCGCCGGAGATGTTCGGGCGGCTGCACGTGGTGCCCGTGGTCGCGGAGTTCCTGGCGCAGTACCCCGAGATCGGCGTCGATCTCGTGCTCACGGACCGC comes from Variovorax paradoxus and encodes:
- a CDS encoding MFS transporter; this translates as MNGQPTTTASAAAPTAASRGKIVMMAVIAGAVITNIYCTQPILPLIASGLQVDIATVDLVAGSALLGFAAGLALLLPLGDRFDRRKLVLGQIAGAFVFASAASLAPGIWALVAASFALGIVSCVPQQLVPFAAVMSLPSERGRSVGTVVSGIMVGILLGRTISGVVGAAWGWRAVYGVEAAFMVPVWIAAARLLPRGVPSTDLSYGRLLASLWPLVRDHRPIRESMMVQALLWACFNAFWVNLAALLASGPWHLGSAWAGGFGIIGAAGAMAASLGGRATDRLGPRSVVGVSIGIVTVAFILLAGAESSLVFLVIGVVVLDIGVQSGLVSNQTRAFAVDPKAQGRINSLYMTATFSGGALGVMVSGWLMARCGWSGIVGFGIVLGLAAAAIHRIGTPRQARPQA